A region of Piscinibacter gummiphilus DNA encodes the following proteins:
- a CDS encoding GNAT family N-acetyltransferase → MKTSEPALFQWVPIRSLAPRHRERAALHLLSLDPRDRYLRFGYPATDEQIRRYVDGLDFDRDELFGIFNRSLVLIAMAHLAYAPDAKAPEDRATAEFGVSVLTQARGRGYGARLFDRAMLHARNRGCSRLFIHALSENNAMLKIAANAGATVQRDGPESAAWLQLPPDDLVSRVDELVGQHAAELDFRFKVHARRMNELMNLVRDVGDHIAEKARIASE, encoded by the coding sequence ATGAAGACCTCCGAGCCAGCGCTGTTCCAGTGGGTGCCCATCCGCTCCCTCGCCCCCCGCCACCGGGAGCGCGCGGCGCTGCACCTGCTGTCGCTCGACCCGCGCGACCGCTACCTGCGCTTCGGCTACCCGGCCACGGACGAACAGATCCGCCGGTACGTCGACGGCCTCGACTTCGACCGCGACGAACTCTTCGGCATCTTCAACCGCAGCCTCGTGCTGATCGCGATGGCGCACCTGGCCTACGCCCCGGACGCCAAGGCGCCCGAGGACCGCGCCACGGCCGAGTTCGGCGTGTCCGTGCTGACCCAGGCCCGCGGCCGCGGCTACGGCGCCCGCCTGTTCGACCGCGCGATGCTCCATGCCCGCAACCGCGGCTGCAGCCGCCTCTTCATCCACGCGCTGAGCGAAAACAACGCGATGCTCAAGATCGCCGCCAACGCCGGTGCGACGGTGCAGCGCGACGGCCCCGAATCGGCCGCGTGGCTCCAGTTGCCCCCCGACGATCTGGTCTCCCGGGTCGACGAGCTGGTCGGGCAGCATGCTGCGGAACTCGATTTCCGTTTCAAAGTTCACGCCCGGCGCATGAACGAGTTGATGAACCTCGTGCGCGACGTTGGTGACCACATCGCCGAGAAGGCCCGCATCGCGTCGGAGTGA
- the tyrS gene encoding tyrosine--tRNA ligase, which produces MPASEISATAVNDTAAADKFPVTDRVRQALDVTRRGVDELLPESEWTTKLARSEATGVPLRIKLGLDPTAPDIHLGHTVVLNKMRQLQDLGHQVIFLIGDFTSTIGDPSGRNTTRPPLSREQIEANATTYLNQANLVLDPGRTEVRYNSEWCDALGARGMIQLASRYTVARMMERDDFTKRFKAGTPISVHEFLYPLMQGYDSVALKADLELGGTDQKFNLLVGRALQSEYGQEPQCVLTMPLLEGLDGVEKMSKSKGNYIGITEPANTMFAKLLSISDVMMWRYFTLLSFLSEAEIAKLKAEVEGGRNPKDAKVLLAKEITTRFHSAAAADAAEADFNNRSKGGIPDEIPEVSLTGAPLGIGALLRSANLAASSSEGLRLIDGGGVRVDSVVISDKGLKLEAGTYVVQVGRRKFARVTLTA; this is translated from the coding sequence ATGCCCGCGTCAGAAATTTCCGCAACCGCAGTCAATGACACTGCTGCTGCCGACAAGTTCCCCGTGACGGACCGTGTCCGGCAAGCCCTCGACGTGACGCGCCGGGGCGTTGACGAACTGTTACCTGAATCCGAGTGGACCACCAAGCTGGCCCGTTCCGAAGCAACAGGCGTGCCATTGCGCATCAAGCTGGGCCTGGACCCCACGGCGCCGGACATCCACCTCGGCCACACCGTCGTGTTGAACAAGATGCGCCAGCTGCAGGACCTGGGGCACCAGGTGATCTTCCTGATCGGCGACTTCACCTCCACCATCGGCGACCCGTCCGGCCGGAACACCACGCGCCCGCCGCTCAGCCGCGAGCAGATCGAGGCCAACGCCACCACGTACCTGAACCAGGCCAACCTCGTGCTGGACCCGGGCCGCACCGAGGTTCGCTACAACTCGGAGTGGTGCGACGCGCTGGGCGCGCGGGGCATGATCCAGCTGGCCTCGCGCTACACCGTGGCCCGCATGATGGAGCGCGACGACTTCACGAAACGCTTCAAGGCCGGCACGCCCATCAGCGTGCACGAGTTCCTGTACCCGCTGATGCAGGGCTACGACTCGGTGGCCCTCAAGGCCGACCTGGAGCTGGGTGGCACCGACCAGAAGTTCAACCTGCTGGTGGGCCGCGCGCTGCAGAGCGAGTACGGCCAGGAACCCCAGTGCGTGCTGACGATGCCGCTGCTCGAGGGCCTCGACGGTGTCGAGAAGATGTCCAAGAGCAAGGGCAACTACATCGGCATCACCGAACCCGCGAACACGATGTTCGCGAAGCTGCTGTCCATCAGCGACGTGATGATGTGGCGCTACTTCACGCTGCTGAGCTTCCTGAGCGAAGCCGAGATCGCGAAGCTGAAGGCCGAGGTCGAGGGCGGTCGCAACCCGAAGGACGCCAAGGTGCTGCTCGCCAAGGAGATCACCACGCGCTTCCACAGTGCGGCGGCGGCCGACGCGGCCGAGGCCGACTTCAACAACCGCTCGAAGGGCGGCATCCCCGACGAGATTCCCGAGGTGAGCCTCACCGGTGCTCCGCTGGGCATCGGCGCGCTGTTGCGTTCGGCGAACCTCGCGGCATCGTCCAGCGAAGGCCTGCGCCTGATCGACGGTGGTGGCGTGCGCGTGGACAGCGTCGTCATCAGCGACAAGGGACTGAAGCTGGAAGCCGGCACCTACGTCGTGCAGGTGGGGCGACGCAAGTTCGCTCGTGTGACCCTCACGGCCTGA
- a CDS encoding SMI1/KNR4 family protein → MRPFGNFDLTAFWEASEYADEEYVEPPPTAATLAAVEADLGYKLPAAYVALAAVQNGGIPVNTAHRTSEPTSWASDHIAITGIYAIGRDRPNSLCGEFGSEFWHEEWGYPEIGVYFADCPSAGHDMLCLDYRACGPAGEPTVVHVDQELGYKVTFVAADFESFIRSLTSDEDFVD, encoded by the coding sequence ATGCGCCCGTTCGGGAACTTCGACCTGACCGCCTTCTGGGAGGCGTCCGAGTACGCGGACGAGGAGTACGTCGAGCCACCGCCAACCGCCGCGACACTCGCCGCGGTGGAGGCCGACCTGGGCTACAAGCTGCCGGCCGCCTACGTCGCGCTCGCCGCCGTCCAGAACGGAGGGATCCCGGTCAACACCGCGCACCGCACGAGCGAGCCGACGTCCTGGGCCTCGGACCACATCGCCATCACCGGCATCTACGCCATCGGACGTGACCGGCCCAACTCGCTCTGCGGCGAGTTCGGCAGCGAGTTCTGGCACGAGGAGTGGGGCTACCCGGAGATCGGGGTCTACTTCGCGGACTGCCCCTCGGCGGGCCACGACATGCTCTGCCTGGACTACCGCGCCTGCGGACCGGCGGGCGAGCCCACCGTCGTGCACGTCGACCAGGAGCTGGGCTACAAGGTCACGTTCGTCGCAGCGGACTTCGAGTCGTTCATCCGCTCGCTCACGAGCGATGAAGACTTCGTCGATTGA
- a CDS encoding DUF6776 family protein — MRWKLLRRRLSISAPRMIVRSHLPWPLRWIVFALMLGFSAAIGLWAFEFGKDIAGLDRNAKAELAELRIEVAKLRSEREGAQSIANTAESLLRAEKAAQEKLAQQLKQVEAENLGLKGDLGFYQRLLPAAGNDSLSVRALQASAQSPTQTRFQALLMQIGKNLPEFAGRYEVLLTGTLDGKPWTLALPGGPKPLQVKQSLRLEGLIDHPETAVVKTLQIKVTDKQGAVRATQTAKL; from the coding sequence ATGCGCTGGAAACTGCTCCGCCGCCGCCTGTCGATCAGCGCCCCGCGCATGATCGTCCGCAGCCACCTGCCGTGGCCGCTGCGGTGGATCGTGTTCGCGCTGATGCTGGGCTTCTCGGCCGCCATCGGCCTGTGGGCCTTCGAATTCGGCAAGGACATCGCCGGCCTCGACCGCAATGCGAAAGCCGAGCTGGCGGAGTTGCGCATCGAGGTCGCCAAGTTGCGGTCCGAGCGAGAAGGGGCTCAATCCATCGCCAACACGGCCGAAAGTCTCCTCAGGGCCGAGAAGGCCGCGCAGGAGAAGCTGGCGCAGCAGCTCAAGCAGGTCGAGGCCGAGAACCTCGGCCTGAAGGGCGACCTCGGCTTCTACCAGCGCCTGCTGCCTGCCGCCGGCAACGACAGCCTGAGCGTGCGGGCGCTGCAGGCCAGCGCCCAGTCGCCCACGCAGACGCGCTTCCAGGCGCTGCTGATGCAGATCGGCAAGAACCTGCCCGAGTTCGCCGGCCGTTACGAGGTGCTGCTGACCGGCACGCTCGACGGCAAGCCGTGGACGCTGGCGCTGCCGGGCGGCCCGAAGCCCCTGCAGGTCAAGCAGTCGCTGCGCCTGGAAGGGTTGATCGACCACCCCGAAACGGCCGTGGTAAAAACCTTGCAGATCAAGGTGACAGACAAGCAGGGCGCCGTCCGGGCCACCCAGACGGCGAAGTTGTAG
- a CDS encoding bactofilin family protein, which yields MFSTKKKQPPIRTLIGEGTVITGELRFKEGLRIDGEVQGDVLAAEEGHSILVISEKARVVGRVRAAHVIINGRVEGPVQSDELLELQPKASIVGDVRYQSLEMHQGATINGELQPLKADEKAPLIKLATSNAPSAPTAAVG from the coding sequence ATGTTCAGCACCAAGAAGAAACAACCGCCCATCCGCACGCTGATCGGCGAAGGCACCGTGATCACCGGTGAACTCCGCTTCAAGGAAGGCCTGCGCATCGACGGCGAGGTGCAGGGTGACGTGCTGGCGGCCGAGGAAGGTCACAGCATCCTGGTGATCAGCGAGAAGGCCCGGGTGGTCGGCCGCGTCCGAGCGGCCCACGTGATCATCAACGGCCGGGTCGAAGGCCCGGTGCAGTCCGACGAGCTGCTCGAGCTGCAGCCGAAGGCCAGCATCGTGGGCGACGTGCGGTACCAGTCCCTTGAAATGCACCAGGGCGCCACCATCAATGGAGAACTGCAGCCGTTGAAAGCGGACGAAAAGGCCCCTTTGATCAAGCTGGCCACGTCCAACGCGCCGAGCGCGCCGACGGCGGCGGTGGGATAA
- a CDS encoding serine/threonine protein kinase, with the protein MRASYDARMSPSPSPSIDTPYAGLTPEAVLDALDSVGLRGDGRLIQLNSYENRVFQVFLEDGSVVVPKFYRPGRWTDEQILEEHAFARELHEAEIPVAAPLELDGGGTLARFDVEGQTYRFGVAARRSGRAPELEDPAVLEWIGRFIGRIHAVGATRPFEHRLRLDIATYGTGPRDWLLGSELIPLDAESGWKQAVDAALEQVQQRFDEVGAFRTLRLHGDCHTGNVLWTDAGPHFVDLDDALTGPAVQDFWMLLSGEPVAMRRQLDSLLAGYEDFMEFDWRELRLIEALRTLRMIHYSAWIARRWNDPAFPVAFPWFGGRGYWNEQATRLLEQAETLRASSSAGH; encoded by the coding sequence CTGCGCGCGTCGTACGATGCGCGCATGTCCCCGTCCCCCTCTCCTTCGATCGACACCCCGTACGCCGGCCTCACGCCGGAAGCGGTGCTCGACGCCCTCGACTCGGTCGGCCTGCGCGGCGACGGCCGCCTGATCCAGCTCAACTCCTACGAGAACCGCGTGTTCCAGGTGTTCCTGGAGGACGGCAGCGTGGTCGTGCCGAAGTTCTACCGCCCCGGCCGTTGGACCGACGAACAGATCCTCGAGGAACACGCCTTCGCGCGGGAGCTGCACGAGGCAGAGATCCCCGTGGCCGCGCCCCTCGAACTCGACGGCGGTGGCACGCTCGCCCGCTTCGATGTGGAAGGCCAGACCTACCGCTTCGGTGTCGCCGCGCGCCGCTCGGGCCGCGCCCCCGAACTGGAGGACCCGGCCGTGCTCGAATGGATCGGCCGCTTCATCGGCCGCATCCACGCGGTGGGGGCGACCCGCCCGTTCGAGCACCGCCTGCGCCTGGACATCGCCACCTACGGCACCGGCCCGCGCGACTGGCTGCTCGGCTCGGAGCTGATCCCGCTCGACGCCGAGTCGGGCTGGAAGCAGGCCGTGGACGCCGCACTGGAACAGGTGCAGCAGCGCTTCGACGAGGTGGGGGCCTTCCGGACCCTGCGCCTGCACGGCGACTGCCACACCGGCAACGTGCTGTGGACCGACGCCGGCCCGCACTTCGTCGACCTGGACGACGCCCTCACGGGCCCCGCGGTGCAGGACTTCTGGATGCTGCTGTCGGGCGAACCCGTCGCGATGCGCCGCCAGCTCGATTCGCTGCTGGCGGGCTACGAGGACTTCATGGAATTCGACTGGCGCGAGCTGCGCCTGATCGAGGCCCTGCGCACGCTGCGCATGATCCACTACAGCGCGTGGATCGCCCGCCGCTGGAACGACCCGGCCTTCCCGGTGGCGTTCCCGTGGTTCGGGGGGCGGGGCTACTGGAACGAGCAGGCGACCCGCCTGCTCGAACAGGCCGAGACGCTCAGAGCGTCGTCGTCAGCAGGGCATTGA
- a CDS encoding M23 family metallopeptidase produces the protein MENIDRAVASFGSRTRQLVHQHPRTLATAVVVGLMGFGVTAFGIAPMAPDASDLPRRLVTEIVTADDTSSQLEALANHPLQLFRSDLTRSADTVDTVLRRMNVTDAGAAAFLRTDKTARKLLEGRVGKMVQVRTGETGLLEELVARYPAENPDQAGTHFSRLRITRFEDKFIAMVETAPLASQVRLGSGTIRSSLFAATDEARIPDPVATQLAEMFGTDIDFHRELRKGDTFSVVYEALTADGEPVTWNQSSGRVLAAEFVNNGKSHEAVWFQDGTQKGGYYGFDGQSKRRSFLSSPMEFSRVTSGFAMRFHPVLQKWRAHKGVDYGAPTGTPVRTVGDGVVEFAGWQNGYGNVIQIKHANNRATLYGHLSRINVRNGQRVDQGMVIGNVGSTGWATGPHLHFEVKINGEQQNPLLVAKASEAVTLSPAAQAKFAVVAKEFRQQLEAAEATEGRAVALVD, from the coding sequence TTGGAAAATATTGATCGCGCGGTCGCGTCGTTCGGCTCCCGTACCCGCCAGCTCGTCCACCAGCACCCGCGTACCCTGGCCACGGCCGTGGTCGTCGGCCTGATGGGCTTCGGTGTCACCGCGTTCGGTATCGCCCCGATGGCCCCCGACGCGTCCGACCTTCCCCGGCGCCTGGTGACCGAAATCGTCACTGCCGACGACACCTCGTCGCAGCTGGAAGCCCTCGCGAACCACCCGCTGCAGCTGTTCCGCAGCGACCTGACCCGCAGCGCCGACACGGTCGACACCGTGCTGCGCCGCATGAACGTCACCGACGCAGGTGCCGCCGCCTTCCTGCGCACCGACAAGACCGCCCGCAAGCTGCTGGAAGGCCGCGTGGGCAAGATGGTGCAGGTCCGCACCGGCGAAACCGGCCTCCTCGAGGAACTCGTGGCGCGCTACCCGGCCGAGAACCCGGACCAGGCCGGCACCCACTTCTCCCGCCTGCGCATCACGCGCTTCGAGGACAAGTTCATCGCGATGGTGGAAACCGCGCCGCTCGCGTCCCAGGTGCGCCTGGGCAGCGGCACCATCCGCAGCTCGCTGTTCGCCGCCACCGACGAGGCCCGCATCCCCGACCCCGTCGCCACGCAGTTGGCCGAAATGTTCGGCACCGACATCGACTTCCACCGCGAACTGCGCAAGGGCGACACGTTCAGCGTCGTCTACGAAGCCCTCACCGCCGACGGTGAACCGGTGACGTGGAACCAGTCGTCGGGCCGCGTGCTCGCCGCCGAGTTCGTCAACAACGGCAAGTCGCACGAGGCCGTGTGGTTCCAGGACGGCACGCAGAAGGGCGGCTACTACGGCTTCGACGGCCAGAGCAAGCGCCGCTCGTTCCTGTCGAGCCCCATGGAATTCTCCCGCGTCACTTCCGGCTTCGCGATGCGCTTCCACCCGGTGCTGCAGAAGTGGCGCGCCCACAAGGGCGTCGACTACGGTGCACCCACGGGCACCCCGGTGCGCACCGTGGGTGACGGCGTCGTCGAGTTCGCCGGCTGGCAGAACGGCTACGGCAACGTCATCCAGATCAAGCACGCGAACAACCGCGCCACGCTGTACGGCCACCTGAGCCGCATCAACGTGCGCAACGGCCAGCGCGTCGACCAGGGCATGGTCATCGGCAACGTCGGTTCCACCGGCTGGGCCACCGGCCCGCACCTGCACTTCGAGGTGAAGATCAACGGCGAGCAGCAGAACCCGCTGCTCGTGGCCAAGGCCTCCGAAGCCGTGACGCTGTCGCCCGCGGCCCAGGCCAAGTTCGCTGTCGTGGCCAAGGAATTCCGCCAGCAGCTGGAGGCGGCCGAGGCCACCGAAGGCCGCGCGGTCGCCCTCGTCGACTGA
- a CDS encoding DUF2726 domain-containing protein, with the protein MNNQFLPWIVVVAVAIVMPLLTILVLRGRKPPPPKPLPANWDLTGRPVFTADERRIYRLLREALPHHVILSKLPLVRFCQPTDVTTVRYWYDLLGSNHVTFAVCSANGRVLAAIDLDVERGHSSRVMKIKQSVLEACRVRYLVCPADHLPSVAELQLLVPHSGAAARAPLPAPSLNEARDSLASTVATRRAERTALWQDSSLFQDSFFAMDSRFDSSFTGSDFSTLSDPQGNAPSSVGQRTSGFGHDVGGIVDDDDPRMASGARR; encoded by the coding sequence GTGAACAATCAATTCCTCCCCTGGATCGTCGTCGTGGCCGTGGCCATCGTGATGCCGCTGCTGACGATCCTGGTGTTGCGAGGACGCAAGCCGCCGCCGCCGAAGCCGCTCCCCGCGAACTGGGACCTGACCGGCCGCCCGGTCTTCACCGCCGACGAGCGCCGCATCTACCGCCTGCTGCGCGAAGCCCTGCCCCACCACGTCATCCTGTCGAAGCTGCCGCTCGTGCGCTTCTGCCAGCCCACCGACGTCACCACCGTGCGCTACTGGTACGACCTGCTGGGCTCGAACCACGTCACGTTCGCGGTCTGCAGCGCCAACGGCCGCGTGCTGGCCGCCATCGACCTCGACGTGGAACGCGGCCACTCCAGCCGCGTGATGAAGATCAAGCAATCGGTGCTCGAGGCCTGCCGCGTGCGCTACCTCGTGTGCCCGGCCGACCACCTGCCGTCCGTCGCCGAGCTGCAGTTGCTCGTGCCGCACAGCGGCGCCGCCGCCCGCGCGCCGCTGCCGGCCCCGTCGCTCAACGAGGCGCGCGACAGCCTCGCGAGCACCGTGGCCACCCGCCGCGCCGAACGCACCGCCCTCTGGCAGGACTCCTCGCTGTTCCAGGACTCGTTCTTCGCGATGGACAGCCGCTTCGACTCGTCCTTCACCGGCAGCGACTTCAGCACCCTGTCCGACCCGCAGGGCAACGCCCCCTCGTCGGTGGGCCAGCGCACCAGCGGCTTCGGCCACGACGTCGGCGGCATCGTCGACGACGACGATCCCCGCATGGCGTCGGGCGCCCGCCGCTGA
- the rpsI gene encoding 30S ribosomal protein S9, with amino-acid sequence MIGNWNYGTGRRKSSVARVFIKKGTGQILVNGKPVQEYFGRQTSIMVVRQPLVLTANDAAFDVKVNVRGGGESGQAGAVRHGITRALIDYDTGLKSALKQAGFVTRDAREVERKKVGLHGARRRKQFSKR; translated from the coding sequence ATGATCGGAAATTGGAACTACGGTACCGGCCGTCGCAAATCCTCGGTGGCCCGCGTCTTCATCAAGAAGGGCACCGGCCAGATCCTCGTGAACGGCAAGCCCGTCCAGGAGTACTTCGGTCGCCAGACCTCCATCATGGTCGTTCGTCAGCCGCTCGTGCTGACCGCCAATGATGCGGCCTTCGACGTCAAGGTCAACGTGCGCGGCGGCGGCGAGTCCGGCCAGGCCGGCGCGGTGCGCCACGGCATCACCCGTGCGCTGATCGACTACGACACCGGCCTGAAGTCGGCCCTCAAGCAAGCTGGTTTCGTGACCCGCGATGCGCGTGAAGTCGAACGTAAGAAGGTCGGTCTGCACGGCGCCCGTCGCCGCAAGCAGTTCAGCAAGCGCTGA
- the erpA gene encoding iron-sulfur cluster insertion protein ErpA codes for MSAVAEHVTPADEAPPVPLVFTDSAASKVKELVDEEGNPDLKLRVFVQGGGCSGFQYGFTFDEIVNEDDTQMNKNGVTLLIDAMSLQYLAGAEIDYKDDLQGAQFVIKNPNATTTCGCGSSFSV; via the coding sequence ATGAGCGCCGTTGCAGAACACGTTACCCCCGCCGACGAAGCCCCCCCGGTGCCGCTGGTCTTCACCGACAGCGCCGCCTCGAAGGTCAAGGAGCTGGTCGACGAAGAAGGCAACCCCGACCTCAAGCTGCGCGTGTTCGTGCAGGGCGGTGGCTGCTCGGGCTTCCAGTACGGCTTCACGTTCGACGAGATCGTGAACGAAGACGACACGCAGATGAACAAGAACGGCGTCACGCTGCTGATCGACGCCATGAGCCTGCAATACCTGGCCGGCGCCGAGATCGACTACAAGGACGACCTCCAGGGCGCCCAGTTCGTCATCAAGAACCCGAACGCCACCACCACCTGCGGGTGTGGCTCGAGCTTCTCGGTCTGA
- a CDS encoding anhydro-N-acetylmuramic acid kinase — protein MTELFVGLMSGTSLDGVDGVLVDFAAEDPSGRQAPSGLGTMKVLAHAHHPFPEALRDDLLALNTPGGTDELHRAQLAGNALARLYSHVVAELCATGPWEPAQVIAIGAHGQTVRHQPRIDGQPGYSLQINSPALLAELTGIGVVADFRSRDVAAGGQGAPLVPAFHRALFGRPGEAGAVLNLGGISNLTVLAADGQTRGFDCGPANVLLDLWCQQNTGQPFDRNGDWAASGQVQARLLDLLLDEPYFTLPPPKSTGRDLFNADWLAAKLRQVDGSLRADNVQATLCELTALTCANAVLTQAPTAKKLLVCGGGALNRHLMQRIAQHLPRVAVQPTDIRGLPAMQVEATAFAWLAWAHVHKLHGNLPAVTGAEGPRVLGAFYPG, from the coding sequence ATGACTGAACTGTTCGTGGGTCTGATGTCCGGCACGTCGCTCGATGGCGTGGATGGGGTGCTCGTCGATTTCGCCGCCGAGGACCCCAGCGGCCGGCAGGCACCGTCCGGGCTCGGCACCATGAAGGTCCTCGCCCACGCGCACCACCCGTTCCCCGAGGCGCTGCGCGACGACCTGCTCGCGCTGAACACCCCTGGCGGCACCGACGAACTGCACCGCGCCCAACTGGCCGGCAACGCGCTCGCGCGCCTCTATTCGCATGTGGTGGCCGAGCTGTGCGCCACCGGTCCCTGGGAGCCGGCCCAGGTCATCGCCATCGGCGCCCACGGCCAGACCGTGCGCCACCAGCCGCGCATCGACGGCCAGCCCGGCTACTCGCTCCAGATCAACAGCCCCGCCCTGCTCGCCGAACTCACCGGCATCGGCGTCGTCGCCGACTTCCGCAGCCGCGACGTGGCCGCCGGCGGCCAGGGCGCCCCGCTCGTGCCGGCCTTCCACCGCGCCCTCTTCGGACGGCCCGGCGAGGCCGGCGCCGTGCTGAACCTCGGCGGCATCAGCAACCTCACCGTGCTCGCGGCCGACGGCCAGACCCGCGGCTTCGACTGCGGCCCCGCCAACGTGCTGCTCGACCTCTGGTGCCAGCAGAACACCGGCCAGCCATTCGACCGCAACGGCGACTGGGCCGCCAGCGGCCAGGTGCAGGCACGCCTGCTCGACCTGCTGCTCGACGAACCGTACTTCACCCTCCCGCCCCCGAAGAGCACGGGCCGCGACCTCTTCAACGCCGACTGGCTCGCCGCGAAGCTGCGCCAGGTGGACGGCTCGCTGCGGGCCGACAACGTGCAGGCCACGCTGTGCGAGCTCACCGCCCTCACCTGCGCCAACGCCGTGCTGACCCAGGCCCCCACCGCGAAGAAGCTGCTGGTGTGTGGCGGCGGCGCGCTGAACCGCCACCTGATGCAGCGCATCGCCCAGCACCTGCCGCGCGTCGCCGTGCAACCCACCGACATCCGCGGCCTGCCGGCCATGCAGGTGGAGGCCACGGCCTTCGCCTGGCTGGCCTGGGCGCACGTGCACAAGCTCCACGGCAACCTGCCGGCGGTCACCGGGGCCGAAGGGCCGCGGGTGCTCGGGGCGTTTTACCCCGGCTGA
- the rplM gene encoding 50S ribosomal protein L13 — protein MKTFSAKPAEVTHEWFVIDATDKVLGRVASEVALRLRGKHKAIYTPHVDTGDFIVVVNADKIRVTGNKATDKVYYRHTGFPGGIYGTKFKDMQAKHPGRALEKAVKGMLPKGPLGFAMVKKLKVYAGATHPHTAQQPKALEI, from the coding sequence ATGAAGACCTTCAGCGCCAAGCCGGCCGAAGTGACGCACGAGTGGTTTGTGATTGACGCCACCGACAAGGTGCTCGGACGTGTTGCCAGCGAAGTGGCACTCCGTTTGCGCGGCAAGCACAAGGCCATTTACACGCCTCACGTCGATACCGGCGATTTCATCGTCGTCGTCAACGCCGACAAGATCCGTGTCACCGGCAACAAGGCCACGGACAAGGTGTACTACCGCCACACGGGTTTCCCGGGCGGCATCTACGGCACCAAGTTCAAGGACATGCAAGCCAAGCACCCCGGCCGCGCGCTGGAAAAGGCCGTCAAGGGCATGCTGCCCAAGGGCCCGCTCGGCTTCGCGATGGTGAAGAAGCTGAAGGTGTACGCCGGTGCCACGCACCCGCACACCGCCCAGCAGCCCAAGGCGCTGGAAATCTAA
- the dtd gene encoding D-aminoacyl-tRNA deacylase, which yields MLALVQRVAEARVDIAGRTVGAIGRGLLVLVCAEPADTEALADKLVAKLLKLRIFSDEAGKMNLDVAGVNGGLLIVSQFTLAADTRGGNRPSFTGAAPAAQGRALYERVVATARASHPVVATGEFGADMQVALVNDGPVTIPMTLRE from the coding sequence ATGCTGGCGCTGGTGCAGCGGGTCGCCGAGGCCCGCGTCGACATCGCCGGCCGCACCGTGGGCGCCATCGGCCGCGGGCTGCTGGTGCTGGTGTGCGCCGAGCCGGCCGACACCGAGGCGCTGGCCGACAAGCTCGTCGCCAAGCTGCTGAAGCTGCGCATCTTCTCCGACGAGGCCGGCAAGATGAACCTCGACGTGGCCGGCGTGAACGGCGGCCTGCTGATCGTGAGCCAGTTCACCCTGGCCGCGGACACCCGCGGCGGCAACCGCCCGAGCTTCACCGGCGCCGCGCCGGCGGCACAGGGGCGGGCGCTCTACGAGCGGGTGGTGGCCACGGCGCGTGCGTCGCACCCCGTGGTGGCGACGGGCGAGTTCGGGGCGGACATGCAAGTGGCCCTCGTCAACGACGGTCCGGTCACCATCCCGATGACCTTGCGCGAGTAG